gtctaaatatcacttttttagaaaaacataaaaaatctttagaaaattataaaattagtttttatattaaaaattaaatttcttttttcagcaCATAAAAACAACTCCAAGCACACTCTACAAGAAGCAGCAATCTGCACAAAAATATGGTTTGGTCTCGGTGCTTGGTATCTTACTAAGGGTGTAAATCCTAAGAATTTAGAAAAGTTTTAACAATATAGATAAAATCTTAATAGagtattatttaatattaaaatataaaatattcataacacatgttatttttatttgttatagataaaattttaataaaatattgggcaattatttaatattaaaatataaaatattcataacacatgttatttttatttgttatagataatatactaaatttgtataaattttttttaaaatattttactttttaatcgGCTTAATGAACGAGGATGCTAAAcaccttttctttattatctttgtttttaccttttttccataaataaaatatatatcatgcttaaaattaatataattatacagaaaagataaataaaaataacatttttatactttattattttagtattttttattttaaaatatcaaaattttgttaatttatatttcactttttaaattttcctctagtttttaaattattttattaatatgattatttgtTAAAAGTATTTCAATGACTCTACAAACattaaaaagagtaaaaataatatttagagTGTAAATATAGAAGCAAAagtttttttcatatattcttttaattattacaaatgtaaaatctttaaaaaccttcattttatatgtaatggtaaaatatttatttgactTTCTAtctaaaaatactaaaaacatcaaataacgaattaaataaataatggattcgaataaaaatgagaactagatattaatattatattttatgcaagaaaaaaagtaatattatgGGTGATGTCTTACAGACAAGTTGTTAATTATGGGTATCcttaatgaagaagaaaatattacttttatttttatttttatttttataaacaattCTTAtcaaaagtttttatttttagcctTCCTTTGGTACATAATGGAAAATGAGTCATGTCTTAACAATTGTTCTTTGTAGAGTATGTTTAAAAGTTAGGATTCTGAATAGAtttataattcattattttttaaagataatttacgaactatattttttatatataaacttaaaaataagatataattctaaaatatatttttattaatttatttagaaagcacaatattttattagtttttttattgtcTTTATTAATAAGAGTTAGAgagtgaaatagaaaaaatatatatattttaaaataaattaaaattaaaatttatatataaatatatataaagagtattCTTAAGAATGcttttactaaaattatttttaacaggcctcacattttctttaattttcatgCCTCCCAAATAAAGACTCCATGATTGtttatgaataattataaCTCTCTCAGGTCTGTACTTTTATGCgtttttttaatactatttacctctcatcaaattataatatatcactaataaaatataaataagtgAAAAAGATATATGCATTACTTCAAACTTTTATccctaattttttaattttattttacacaAAAAAactagtatttaatatttatgttatagAACAACTTAGTCATTAAAACTGAAATGATatgtcaattatttaataaaaaaatatttataatagtaaaaagtattagttttaatatttacagatTTAACATGACGGTGAAGGTCTCTTTGAATTCTTCGactatcatttttaatttaataaaaatattttttttaagtagaTTCAATCTATCACGTTATCTgcaaattaaattagttgtatgttaatttgtagttttatttattaattattacagttttattagtttaatgaataaaccaatcaataaaaaataaaacaattaataaatgactCTATATCATCGtatagttaatttaataacgTGGTAGACGAAATTTACTTACAAACTTTTCATGATAGTTTAAAAACGTAtgaaaaataagtatataataaaGCACATTTTGGAGAGAAATTTACAATTGTTACCGATATTTATTGTTTGTCACCTTTTGATCTATTGCTGTGTTGGATGTTGTGCTCGCCAATAAACCTACTGCGGGGTAGCTGGTTAGTTGCttcagaaattttttttttttaaaaaaaacatgaattaaatgaaaaattcagTAGAAGATAAGGGATCGATtgctaataaatttaaattattatgcaATGGAAGTGCTAAAACTTGTGGTATCTAAATCAGGTACCTGAAGAGCTTTCAAGTGAATCTGGGAGAGCACTGAACAAAGGTAACATTTGCTTAGCTGAAACAAGTCCCCCAAACGTCCATAAAGCATATCTGAGTCAATTTGAAAAGGATTTCACAACATTTTTGAAGTCACGCTCGGAAGAGATGGTGATAGGAGGTCGATTTGTCTTCATCATCTTCGCTCAGAGTAGTATTCCTTATTGCAAATATGGCAATGAACTTTGGCAGGCACTTGGGTTTTCATTGAAAGAGATGGTTGATGAGGTATATTTCTCTctgtttaatttgtttcagCCATTTTAAACTTAACCAGTTAATTTTGGCTCGAATTTTAGTTAATGCCAGTCTAGAAATATAACAATCACTTTGAATTTAGTGTTGAAATTAATGGTTTTCCTTcttgtgtgtgtgtatatatatataaagaatctagctttgataaaatatatgcTTAAATTGGTTGATCAATCTGATGCAGGGTCAAATTGAAGAATCAAAGTTTGACTCATTTAATGTTCCATTGTATCATCCTAGCGAAGAAGAGGTGAAGCATTTGATTGAAAAGGAAGGTTCTTTTACGCTTGCGCGACTCGAAAAGTTCGAACTGAGTTGGGATTCAATTGTTGATTACGGTAACGAAAGGGCAGTGTTGGATAGGTTGGAGAGAGGAAAGTATGTAGCAACTTTTGTAAGAGCTGCTGCAGAATCCATGCTGATAAGTCATTTTGGAGATTCCTTGAACATTGATGATCTGTTCGACAGATTATCACTGAGGATGGCTGATCACTTGGAAAAGGGAACTGGTTGGCTCAAGAATCTGATCGTTACCATTgcaaagaaatgaaatgaCAAAACCTTTCCAAGAATAAGTGTGTGTGGGGTGAGCTATCAGTCGTTTTGCTTAATCAGTTTGTGGTGGTAATTTAAGTAAACGATTTGTGCTGTTCTTTTAATAAGATTGCTTCTTCCTAgagtaattttaaatataatatatgtgtcttatttataaaagtataaaaaaaaaaaaaaaaagagaaatcacACTTTTTATTTggtaaccaaaaaaaaaattaatttgatattcaatcccattttcaaatttaaattctgaattttataaatgaaaagtgagaatttctctttttattcaataaaaagcAAAATCTGCAGCAAATTTATAACAGAAAGTAAAATGCGTAGAGACAAGTTTCGCTGGTCACATTGTTGATGTCTTACAGACAAGTTGTTGATTGCttaatgaagaagaaagattgctttttcttttataaacaattcttttatcaaaagTTTTTTACTTTTAGCCTGCCTTTGGTAAACAATGGAGAATGAGGAGGACAGCAAATGACACTAAAATGAGTCATATCTCCACAAATTTTTAAGTTATGTTTAAAAATTAGCACTccattgtttttttttttttttaaagatgaGTTAAAAGTTCTATATCTtctatatatgaattttaaaaagtgatttttaaatatattttattatttttagttttctttttttaaaagttatttttattatttttttattaataaaaagttaaaaagtgAAATACGAAACATTGttgaaatacatatatattttaaaataaattaaaatagaaattaattatttataatttattaaaaatatatataaagagtattGTTTAGAAAGTTAGTTTTAGAAAGCCtcatattgatatatatattaatttttaaaatctaaaatttttttaacatgtatacttaatatatatatatatatatatatatatatatatatatatatatatatatataattctagaacacaatttttttgatatatgacactattttgaaaatttttcttctaacgtaagtttttattttttatatttgagatttaaatttaaatataattagtcgTTTACTCATACGTTGCataactgttattattatttcgattataaaattaagtctataaatacaatttaataaaatttataatatctaatattaatttataatatttaataaataagagcaaactaactatttttatatatccttttaaatttattttaaaatttaaaactttattaGTATAGTAATAtaaagattatattaaaaatatttattaattaattttagtattgtataaatagaattgatattactatctttcagaattaaaaacttattgtataataaaaaataaatttattattgaatagagttttaagaatataattgaatatgtTGTTTCTAGAATTacaattattatctaattagaaaataatttattagttaatataataaaatataattaatatactattttttatgatacaattattatcattatctgattagaaaacttattagttaatatatattaaaatataatttatatgttattttttaagattaaaattaatatttaattagaagtATAACTTactaatcaataaattaattgaaatataaaattaaatataagcttgaatctaataaatcaaaactaaatacacgtatcaaaataaaaattgtacatgtcaaaaattaaacacacatgtcattttaaatttaaaaattaattaatattttttataatttttattaatttattaataaataaattacattcctTACTAAATAATAAGTCCCAttccaaaatatattttaattatatttttaatattatattaactaatgaatgagttttataattaaataataatttcaattttaaaaaataatattttaatattataatagtgtagtaactaataagttaattatttaattacttaataatttttttatcttaaagtatagtaatatcaattgtATATactgtattaatttatataatagttAAAACTAGCtggtaaatatttttaaaataattttatgttattatattaataaaatttaaaatattaaaaagtttaagcaaaaaacctaaaaatatttaatttattatcatgtttaaaatataatatattaaaattctattttatatgaataacAATAAGGATCGTCAACCCGCAgtaaattactaattatattaatttaattttttatttttcattaaagtAACTCATGtcttgattttattatttttaattattatataataaatgacTCTATATATGTAATAGTTTTGATACATAgaaataatgatataaaacttttatgtacaagttatgctttttatactaaaattatataaatattaattaataattataaatcaatttctatttttattaatagttccagtcttaaaatataatgtaataattataatttatttacatgCTATATAATTGTCAgtattgttttaattataaataataatataaaataaatttataaataatatttattagcagttttaattagttatcaagtttaaaatataataatttaaaagtgTTACGATGAATTTGATACTATAAATCTAATtggtattattttaaatatctttcttcataaatttttaatattttaaaattatattaatataattattagttgtttttaattatatacaaaattaatactataaatataattaatatcattatcttttaagatctgaaatcattatataattaaaaaccaGCTTTTGTcaacaaaaaatagaaaactaacttatcaaataatagtgttaaaaatataattaatatgttattttttagaattcttatttagaaaataatgtatttgtttatgtaatattaagaaattaaaataagtatttttcataattttaatagtaaaaggtaaatatgtttttaactttttacCTTTAAACTGTTAAACTCCAAAGTAGATCAATTAcactattaaaatttttaggaAAGAAAACAATTGCATCGTTAAAGCTCACTCcatataattcatttaatttttttaagtcaTATTTTTGTGTGTATATGAGGAAGTATTAACTCTGCTTTTTagtacataaaattataaaatgatattctttttcactttgatgaaaaaataaattaataccaTCATCATTCGTTAGAAAAAGAGCcagctttaaaaatataattgttctatttttaaaaatttaaaagcgTAATTAAACTACTTTAAAGTTCTAGAGATATAATTGCACTTTGATCAAATGTATAAGAGTTTATAGTACCTTTTGTCttaatacataattttttaaagtaaaaatgtaaattaaaaatctataattaaaatgatagtAATACTCTGCACAACACACCGATGGATGACTACTAAATAATGTCATAGATGTTtagaaaaacaataatttaactacttgtaattatgaataataatttgtAAGTATCAATAAAACCGTATCCAAACAAAATTCAATCATAGTTCCAAACTTACTTTTCGTATGAACCTTAATCTATTTGAGCCGATCATTGAAAAAGCTAAActaagatatatttttaagttataaattaagttttaaattttaaaatttttaataattttatctaattgtttcagagttttaaaataaatactcattcttttaatttattttgaagaatattttctgaagataatattttaaatttaaagataaaaaagattatGTTAGAAGTCAATTATgctcattaaaaaaaataataattatgaataagtaaaaatagtttatcctaaacttaataatataactattaaaaatatttcatgcattattttataaattttacaaaaaaatataacaaattttttattgactcactaatttttatgttagtaAGCAGAATTAACTTGCAACgtcattttttcattataaaatttttaaaatcgttattgaaaaatatttttgaaaataaattgaaaacataggtatttattttaaaattttaaaataattagataaaattattaaaaagtttataatttaactaataaCTAGTCATTTATCCGTGTGTTGCAcgaccgttattattatttcgattataaaattaagttgatagatacatttaataaattttttaatatttaatattaattaataaaaaactaactattttaaatatccttaattttcattattttaaaattatttattaattaattttagtgttacatgaattaatactatcaatataaattgatattactatttttttaaaactaaaaatatatagtataattaaaaaaattaatttattattgaatataatattaaaaatataatttaggtgctattttctagaattagagttATTATCTAATCagacactaaaattaacttgtgctaaaaataaaattttactctaatttaataatgaaattaattttggacaagtttgatatttgataataattttaaggatcaaattataatattaaattactagtttAATTCTTCGACTAACATGGAAGGAGgtaatagttagttttattaaaactcaagGAGATTTTGATGTAATAGATAAAATGCAGGCACTGACTcatagttagttttattaaaactcaaagatattttaatgtaatagATAAAATGCAGGCattgattttgatttaatctattttttttattaggaaaGAGACTAAAAGGATTTTTACTGCTTAACAACTTTAGAACATATAATACAATGCAACAAGGACTAATCTTCCAATTTCTTGCCAGTTTTCTTTTGCCAATTGCCTTCTTTCagtattatttattgattctttcttaatttatgCTACTTTTAATATGTCAAGAGACAAGAAACAAGAGGAATTGTAAGAAAATCTTAGCATAATGTGGCCGTGGACTTATATACTGTCATAAATACAAGTAGCCCTAATCAACGAGCTCATCCTGACTATACATGTGGAGGAATATAAGAGGAAAGGATCAACATGAGATCTATTGCCCATAATTGCAAAcatatagaaagagaaaagacaAATAAGTAATAAGGACAACACACTAGTCTAATGAACGACATGTAGTTTCCCTTATAGCACAAGCTTCTTTACCAAATTTGTTCTAACTGCAAGCTTGTTGAACCTGCCGatctaagaagaaaaatcatactcaaagaacaaataattaaagaaaaataattgcctTGACTTGGTGCATATCTCCACCTATACACCAAACCAATAaatgattgacacatattcattaatataaataatggaGTTTAtgtcaatcattcaatacAAAAGTGTAAAACACtcatacatatatgttatttttttattagttgtgGTGTATATACTAAACTATGTAAGAATCTCCCATAATTAAAACTTTCCATCTTCGCCTTACATAGGATATAAGCATCTTCATTTACAACACACCCTATTTCTTATGCTTGTccattttaagtttattttttaccaCTAACCGAAGGAAAGGGCTGTGTCCAAGATTTGATTTTTCCTACACACTATTCTAGCCTAGGCAACCTTAGGGTATTTAGCTTGATGGTGCTTCAAGCATTAGAAATTGAAGATTTTCcattcttataaaatataaataattatgtcaTCTTGATATGATTTTCTAATGTTTGAGCATTAATAGGATCAAGCAGAATTCATATATCACCATACCATATCACATGAGACATAAGCAATCGATCCAATTTCAAAAATTGGATATAATTACAACAAAAGACTCAAAATAGAGTagaattaactaaaattaaaagtttagtaaaaattaaaataatattagctttttctttgaccgttaaatcaaaaaaaaaaaatcacctGATAAAAGGGGCTAACTGCACATAtgaaatataaagaattaagATATCTCATACTTAACCTGAACATAagctattatatttatattttgcacttttaattttaaatttgattgtttaggtaattagaaattaaatttaaattcgaCCACATGGTTTGGAAAAATTAATGGTAGGGTAAGGtaagatttttatgaaaaaattagagataaaattttaagaagtAAGATAGAGttcataattttgttttgtttgaaaaaaatagaaagtaacttttttaaagaaaactataacttctttaatttactaatttggTGGGCTGAGATCTAAGAGTTCTAGAGGCTTTTTTACAAATCTCTAAAACTTTTATCTCCTAATTACTATTTCTACCCAAATAAGggttaaaattttgaaattttatgaaaccctcaagattattaaaaaacttCCATCCAATCATGCTATAAAAGGTGAATagttatttattgaataacaAGTCTAAaccattaattttaaatttaataatcaaaattatataaacaatGATCTATCATTAATAATTACACAAGAGGATTTTAATccaaatttaataaagaagAGTGTAATTAAGCAAGAAGTCATTTCACCCTCAAACGTTATTAAGATCTCATAAATTAGCAAGAATGACAAAATAGCTACAAATGTTCTTCACATGAATTAGCATGATAGAAATATTCAAGGCCAGTGCATATGTGGCCTCTTGAGTTTTCTTAGAATAGTTACTTGGCCACTTGAACTTTTATTTGTCCTTATAGCCACATGAACTAGCTCTTTTGGATCACATAAagcttcttttattatttttgggaATATATATAAGACAAGCACTCTAACATGGAATTGACTTGTACAAGTGTTAAATGAATACTGGAAAATAAGCTAGGGAACAAAATAATGCTCTTTAGAATCCTAAATCTCCAAATATAAACTTTTCTTCTCATCTTCaataaacttatattttttttataataattaaaaattttgctGTCATTTTGAATATTATCCACTCTCTAATTTACaatatttctttaagaaattcCATCAAACACGATGTGTGCATCACATAATCACCCACATTTGAATGCATGTCAACCAAAGCTAATGGCATAAAAAGGCATGTGAATTTAGGATTCCGAAGAGCTAGTTCAGATGGCTATATGAACTAGACAAAAGTATAAGTGGCCAATTGACTATTCTCCGAAAGTTCAAGGGGCCACGTATGTATTCGGTCGTATTCTTTTAATACTTGTACAAGTTA
The sequence above is drawn from the Ricinus communis isolate WT05 ecotype wild-type chromosome 7, ASM1957865v1, whole genome shotgun sequence genome and encodes:
- the LOC8263774 gene encoding 7-methylxanthosine synthase 1, which gives rise to MAAVMEVPKVVYMNEGEGENSYYKNSVYQTNVIMKARPVLEECIVELCRTNLPECFRIAEMGCSSGPNTLLPLREVVETIDSTCNGLNKKLPMLQVFLNDLPGTDFNTIFKSLVPEFQEKLEQEMGKRFPHCFIAAMPGSFYGRLFPKNFLHFGHSCSSLHWISQVPEELSSESGRALNKGNICLAETSPPNVHKAYLSQFEKDFTTFLKSRSEEMVIGGRFVFIIFAQSSIPYCKYGNELWQALGFSLKEMVDEGQIEESKFDSFNVPLYHPSEEEVKHLIEKEGSFTLARLEKFELSWDSIVDYGNERAVLDRLERGKYVATFVRAAAESMLISHFGDSLNIDDLFDRLSLRMADHLEKGTGWLKNLIVTIAKK